A single window of Rubripirellula lacrimiformis DNA harbors:
- the pth gene encoding aminoacyl-tRNA hydrolase, which translates to MKLIVGLGNPGRKYEQTRHNIGFVVVDKVAALVSASPSKVQFEAMAADAVVSGERLILLWPQTYMNASGQSVRKAMDFYKLAASDVLVVCDDLNLASGKVRLRASGSAGGQKGLADTIRHLQSDEFARLKIGIGRPPEGWEVTDYVLGKFSGNEQETMETAATAAARVAISWATDGVAAAMNRHNGGDDGGAKKGASKKQRDVSGNGGKPGRPS; encoded by the coding sequence TTGAAGTTGATCGTTGGGCTCGGGAATCCCGGCCGAAAGTATGAGCAAACCCGGCATAATATCGGGTTTGTCGTAGTGGATAAAGTTGCCGCTTTGGTTTCTGCTAGTCCTTCGAAGGTTCAATTCGAAGCGATGGCGGCCGACGCGGTGGTTTCAGGCGAGCGGTTGATTCTGCTTTGGCCTCAGACGTACATGAACGCCAGCGGGCAAAGTGTTCGCAAGGCGATGGATTTTTATAAGTTGGCTGCCAGTGATGTTTTGGTCGTCTGTGACGATTTGAACTTAGCCAGCGGAAAGGTGCGGTTGCGAGCGTCGGGTTCAGCGGGAGGCCAGAAGGGCTTGGCTGATACGATCCGGCACCTGCAGAGCGACGAATTCGCCAGGCTGAAGATTGGCATCGGACGCCCGCCCGAAGGTTGGGAAGTAACAGACTACGTGCTCGGGAAATTCTCGGGTAACGAACAAGAGACGATGGAGACTGCCGCAACCGCTGCGGCTCGTGTCGCGATCAGCTGGGCCACCGATGGTGTCGCCGCGGCGATGAATCGGCATAATGGCGGCGATGACGGCGGAGCCAAAAAAGGAGCGTCCAAGAAGCAAAGGGACGTCTCCGGTAACGGCGGGAAGCCGGGGCGACCTTCTTGA
- the rpsF gene encoding 30S ribosomal protein S6, translated as MAKKNTYETLLILDSNLYARDPGGVSKQVSDIITEAGGEVLVSRLWMEQKLAYPIDKHQKGTYWLTYFEMEGPSLNKLDRAFQLCEPVLRQMTLKLEPRLIEPILANARGESVRVSASAESADGEAEVVAESDDAAVEA; from the coding sequence GTGGCTAAAAAGAACACTTACGAAACCCTGCTGATCCTCGATAGCAACCTGTACGCTCGCGATCCCGGTGGCGTCAGCAAGCAAGTCAGCGACATCATCACCGAAGCCGGTGGCGAAGTATTGGTCAGTCGATTGTGGATGGAGCAAAAGCTTGCTTATCCAATCGACAAGCACCAAAAGGGCACCTACTGGTTGACCTACTTCGAAATGGAAGGTCCTAGCCTGAACAAGCTGGATCGCGCTTTCCAGTTGTGCGAACCTGTTTTGCGTCAGATGACGTTGAAGCTGGAACCACGGTTGATCGAGCCGATCTTGGCAAACGCTCGTGGCGAATCGGTCCGCGTTTCAGCTTCGGCTGAATCCGCAGACGGTGAAGCTGAAGTCGTTGCCGAAAGCGACGACGCAGCCGTCGAAGCGTAG
- the ssb gene encoding single-stranded DNA-binding protein, whose product MASYNRVILVGNLTRDIELRYTPGGTAVSDISIAVNDRRKSASGEWVEETTFVDVTLWGRTAEVASEYLGKGSPILVEGRLKLDTWETDGQKRSKLRVVCDRMQMLSGGAPGSGGGSGGGSASRPAPAARPAPAAQSASRSDEYSEYDSGRDSSGDGGSGGRSESVKESNQGRSAQPTGDGPGYDEPDIPF is encoded by the coding sequence ATGGCAAGCTATAACCGAGTCATCTTGGTGGGCAATCTGACTCGAGATATCGAGCTGAGATACACGCCAGGTGGAACTGCGGTTTCGGACATCAGTATCGCGGTGAATGACCGACGCAAATCGGCCAGCGGCGAGTGGGTCGAAGAAACGACTTTTGTGGACGTCACCCTGTGGGGGCGAACGGCAGAAGTGGCCAGCGAATACCTTGGCAAAGGTTCGCCGATCTTGGTCGAAGGTCGGTTGAAACTGGATACCTGGGAAACCGACGGCCAGAAACGAAGTAAATTGCGAGTTGTTTGCGACCGAATGCAGATGCTAAGCGGTGGCGCGCCAGGAAGCGGTGGCGGCAGTGGCGGTGGATCGGCAAGCCGTCCAGCACCAGCCGCACGGCCTGCACCGGCAGCGCAATCGGCTTCGCGAAGTGACGAGTACAGCGAGTATGATTCGGGACGCGACAGTTCAGGCGATGGCGGTTCCGGTGGTCGCTCCGAAAGCGTCAAAGAATCCAACCAAGGACGGTCGGCTCAGCCCACCGGGGATGGTCCCGGTTACGACGAGCCAGATATTCCATTTTAG
- the rplI gene encoding 50S ribosomal protein L9 produces MTTSTPRRRTQTFKRLPKGENGGIQLLLIHNVEHLGKQGDIIEVKSGYALNFLLPQGLATVATDHHKRMVEKHREKLRAIELEKLSEFRKLADELGRQSITIEANANDEGHLYGSVGAHEIVESLKGASFTLATDQIRLEGPLKELGLYTVKVHLHSEVDASVKVWVVPTVAADAAGN; encoded by the coding sequence ATGACTACCTCCACTCCCCGTCGACGTACCCAGACCTTCAAGCGTTTGCCCAAAGGCGAGAACGGCGGCATTCAACTGCTGTTGATCCACAACGTCGAACATCTTGGTAAGCAGGGCGACATCATCGAGGTGAAGTCCGGTTACGCTCTGAATTTCCTGTTGCCACAGGGTCTGGCCACCGTCGCAACCGACCACCACAAGCGAATGGTCGAAAAGCACCGTGAAAAATTGCGTGCGATCGAACTCGAAAAGCTCAGCGAATTCCGCAAGCTGGCCGACGAATTGGGTCGTCAGTCGATCACGATCGAAGCCAACGCCAACGACGAAGGCCATCTGTACGGCAGCGTCGGAGCCCACGAAATCGTCGAATCGCTCAAGGGTGCCAGCTTCACCTTGGCTACCGACCAAATTCGTTTGGAAGGTCCGCTGAAGGAACTTGGCCTCTACACGGTCAAAGTTCACTTGCACAGCGAAGTGGACGCCAGCGTCAAGGTTTGGGTCGTTCCGACCGTTGCTGCTGACGCCGCTGGTAACTGA
- the ppdK gene encoding pyruvate, phosphate dikinase — translation MAKQAKMVYYFGKTKTEGKGVSKSILGGKGVNLAEMTRIGLPVPPGFTITTECCDAYYKSKKKLPSGLMAEVNSAVKILEKELGKKFGDDSNPLLVSVRSGAAVSMPGMMNTILNLGLNDAATQGLAKATKNERFAYDAYRRLINMFGDVVMGMDHHAFETAFDKIKKKYKVTEDTEVPAEGLKQLCEDYKALYKKQSGEDFPQDPIKQLQLSIEAVFGSWNTSRAVRYREIEGIRGLLGTAVNVQSMVYGNMGDDSGTGVAFTRNPNTGENKFFGEFLINAQGEDVVAGIRTPQPVAEMPKWNRAVHKELLEIKKTLEDHYKEMQDIEFTIERGTLYMLQTRTGKRTGVAAVKIACDMVKEKLIDEKEAVMRVPANDLTQLLLPSFKPTARNAADVLCRGLPASPGAAVGKLVFSAPEAREAAEAGLKVILVRKETSPEDVDGMNAAAGILTSTGGMTSHAAVVARGWGKCCVAGAGEIDIDEKGKKIKVGGRTFNGKDIISLDGTTGEVMAGEVETQEPKLSGDFAKLMKWADGFRTLDVRTNADSPADSKRAREFGAQGIGLCRTEHMFFDADRIIHMRSMILADNEKDRRAALKKLLPFQRKDFEGIFKAMDGLPVTVRLLDPPLHEFLPHDADAQKAMAKELGVKPGQIVKRAEALHESNPMLGHRGCRLSVTYPEILEMQVRAIVEAAISCSKKKIKAMPEIMIPLVGTEAELSMLRAKVEETIKETCEAKKFEGKLDISIGTMIEIPRAALTADKIAEHADFFSFGTNDLTQMTFGYSRDDINTFLPDYLSQDILHVDPFQSLDQSGVGQLVEMGVQKGRSTKSKLKIGICGEHGGDPSSVDFCHRVGLDYVSCSPFRVPIARLAAAQAALRNSKK, via the coding sequence ATGGCCAAACAAGCAAAGATGGTTTACTACTTCGGTAAGACAAAGACCGAAGGCAAAGGTGTCAGCAAGAGCATTCTCGGCGGTAAAGGTGTCAACCTTGCTGAAATGACCCGCATCGGATTGCCGGTTCCTCCCGGATTCACGATCACCACCGAATGCTGTGACGCCTACTACAAGTCCAAGAAGAAGTTGCCATCCGGTTTGATGGCCGAAGTGAACTCGGCTGTCAAAATCCTGGAAAAGGAATTGGGCAAGAAGTTCGGCGATGATTCGAACCCATTGCTGGTCAGCGTTCGCAGTGGTGCAGCGGTCAGCATGCCGGGCATGATGAACACCATCTTGAACCTGGGCCTTAACGACGCGGCGACTCAAGGTTTGGCCAAGGCCACCAAGAACGAACGCTTTGCTTACGACGCCTACCGTCGTTTGATCAACATGTTCGGCGACGTTGTGATGGGCATGGACCACCACGCCTTCGAAACCGCTTTCGACAAGATCAAAAAGAAATACAAGGTTACCGAGGACACCGAGGTACCAGCCGAAGGTCTGAAGCAACTGTGCGAAGACTACAAGGCGCTGTACAAGAAGCAAAGCGGCGAAGATTTCCCACAGGACCCGATCAAGCAGTTGCAACTGTCGATCGAAGCTGTGTTCGGATCTTGGAACACCAGCCGAGCCGTTCGCTACCGTGAAATCGAAGGCATCCGTGGTTTGCTCGGAACCGCCGTCAACGTTCAGTCGATGGTCTATGGCAACATGGGCGACGACTCGGGAACCGGGGTCGCTTTCACGCGGAACCCCAACACCGGCGAGAACAAGTTCTTTGGCGAGTTCTTGATCAACGCTCAGGGCGAAGACGTGGTGGCCGGTATCCGGACTCCACAACCTGTTGCTGAAATGCCCAAATGGAATCGAGCCGTTCATAAAGAATTGCTAGAGATCAAGAAGACCTTGGAAGATCATTACAAGGAAATGCAGGACATCGAGTTCACGATCGAACGTGGCACGCTGTACATGCTGCAGACCCGAACCGGTAAACGCACCGGAGTCGCAGCGGTCAAGATCGCTTGCGACATGGTTAAGGAAAAGCTGATCGACGAAAAGGAAGCCGTGATGCGGGTTCCTGCCAACGACTTGACCCAGTTGTTGTTGCCTAGCTTCAAGCCGACCGCTCGTAACGCTGCCGACGTTCTTTGCCGTGGCTTGCCTGCTTCGCCAGGTGCTGCGGTTGGTAAGTTGGTCTTCAGTGCTCCCGAAGCTCGCGAAGCTGCCGAAGCCGGTTTGAAGGTCATCTTGGTTCGTAAAGAAACCAGTCCCGAAGACGTCGACGGTATGAACGCCGCCGCCGGAATCCTGACCAGCACCGGTGGGATGACCAGCCACGCTGCTGTGGTTGCTCGCGGTTGGGGCAAGTGTTGTGTCGCCGGAGCCGGCGAGATCGACATCGACGAAAAGGGCAAGAAGATCAAGGTCGGCGGACGTACGTTCAACGGCAAGGATATCATCAGCCTAGACGGCACGACCGGCGAAGTGATGGCTGGCGAAGTGGAAACACAAGAGCCGAAGTTGTCGGGCGATTTCGCCAAGCTGATGAAATGGGCCGATGGTTTCCGTACCTTGGACGTTCGTACCAACGCCGATTCGCCTGCCGATAGCAAGCGGGCTCGTGAGTTCGGTGCTCAAGGAATCGGCCTCTGCCGTACCGAACACATGTTCTTTGATGCCGATCGCATCATCCACATGCGTTCCATGATCTTGGCTGACAACGAAAAAGATCGTCGTGCGGCCCTGAAGAAACTGTTGCCTTTCCAACGCAAAGACTTCGAAGGCATTTTCAAAGCAATGGACGGTCTGCCAGTGACCGTTCGTCTGCTGGACCCACCTTTGCACGAGTTCTTGCCGCACGACGCGGACGCGCAAAAGGCAATGGCCAAAGAATTGGGCGTCAAGCCTGGCCAGATCGTCAAGCGAGCCGAAGCGCTGCACGAATCCAACCCGATGTTGGGTCACCGTGGTTGCCGTTTGAGCGTGACCTATCCGGAAATCCTTGAAATGCAAGTTCGGGCAATCGTCGAAGCGGCGATCAGTTGCTCGAAGAAAAAGATCAAGGCGATGCCGGAAATCATGATCCCGTTGGTCGGCACCGAAGCCGAACTTTCGATGCTGCGTGCCAAGGTCGAAGAAACGATCAAGGAAACCTGCGAAGCCAAGAAGTTCGAAGGCAAGCTGGACATTTCGATCGGTACCATGATCGAGATCCCACGTGCAGCGTTGACCGCCGACAAGATCGCCGAGCATGCTGACTTCTTTAGCTTCGGCACGAACGACTTGACCCAAATGACGTTCGGTTACAGCCGTGACGACATCAACACGTTCTTGCCCGACTACTTGTCGCAAGACATCCTGCACGTCGACCCGTTCCAATCGTTGGACCAGTCGGGTGTGGGCCAGTTGGTCGAAATGGGTGTCCAAAAGGGACGCAGCACCAAGAGCAAGTTGAAGATCGGTATCTGTGGCGAACATGGTGGCGACCCATCGTCGGTGGATTTCTGTCACCGCGTCGGTTTGGACTATGTCAGCTGTAGCCCGTTCCGCGTGCCAATCGCACGTCTAGCCGCCGCTCAGGCAGCACTCCGCAACAGCAAGAAGTAG
- a CDS encoding tetratricopeptide repeat protein yields MMSDPYAKYNEVEKLIDAEQFDEAIAGLNEIVAKDETFVLAHLALSRAYTKTGQHDLAIAHGEKACELEPTDSFNFTALSVTYQRAWAGTQEQQYITKAEDAMAKAQTIARG; encoded by the coding sequence CTGATGAGTGATCCTTACGCAAAGTACAACGAAGTCGAAAAGCTAATCGACGCCGAGCAGTTCGACGAAGCGATCGCCGGCCTGAATGAGATCGTGGCCAAGGACGAAACCTTTGTGCTCGCTCACCTGGCGCTGTCGCGGGCCTATACCAAGACCGGCCAGCATGACTTGGCGATCGCCCACGGCGAGAAAGCTTGCGAATTGGAACCGACCGATTCGTTCAATTTCACCGCGCTCAGCGTGACCTACCAACGCGCCTGGGCTGGCACCCAAGAGCAGCAGTACATCACCAAGGCCGAAGACGCGATGGCCAAGGCACAGACGATCGCTCGCGGTTAA
- a CDS encoding acyl-CoA desaturase: protein MASVVETPSKKKARPSSKLLVDVDPQAPVWDQPNIQRPESETKPKVKKHASPTTAERSNVSNLSYWAIGWLTIAHLVVLAAPFYFSWTGLAVMVVLHWMTGSLGICLGYHRMLTHTGMKCRPWVRYTFATIGTLAGEGSALDWVADHRKHHAFSDLEGDPHSPRDGSIWSHIFWLAFHTHNGDRKAYLQRWVPDLYKERGMRFLDMMFLPLHIMTGAALFAIGYFAFGGSLYMATSLLVWGMFVRLVGVLHSTWLVNSASHMFGYRNYETTDDSRNNWLVAILAYGEGWHNNHHAYPRMAKHGHQWWEFDITWQAIRLLKATGLVWDVVDYKNAADKKAKEKAAAAAAS, encoded by the coding sequence ATGGCATCTGTTGTAGAAACCCCCAGCAAAAAGAAAGCACGTCCTAGCAGCAAACTGTTGGTCGACGTCGATCCACAGGCACCTGTTTGGGATCAACCCAATATTCAGCGGCCTGAATCCGAAACAAAGCCCAAGGTCAAGAAGCATGCTTCGCCGACGACCGCGGAACGGTCCAACGTTTCGAATCTGAGCTATTGGGCCATTGGCTGGCTGACGATCGCTCACCTGGTCGTGTTGGCCGCCCCGTTCTACTTCTCGTGGACCGGTTTGGCCGTGATGGTCGTTCTGCACTGGATGACCGGCAGCCTGGGCATTTGCCTGGGGTATCACCGCATGCTGACGCACACCGGCATGAAGTGCCGTCCGTGGGTTCGGTACACCTTCGCGACCATCGGCACCTTGGCCGGGGAAGGTTCGGCTTTGGACTGGGTCGCCGATCACCGGAAACACCACGCATTCAGCGACCTCGAAGGGGACCCCCACTCGCCGCGTGATGGCAGCATCTGGAGTCACATTTTCTGGCTCGCGTTTCACACCCACAATGGTGACCGCAAAGCCTATCTGCAACGTTGGGTTCCCGATTTGTACAAGGAACGTGGAATGCGTTTCTTGGACATGATGTTCCTGCCTTTGCACATCATGACCGGGGCCGCCTTGTTCGCCATCGGTTATTTCGCCTTCGGTGGCAGCCTGTACATGGCCACGTCATTGTTGGTGTGGGGCATGTTCGTCCGCTTGGTCGGCGTCCTGCACTCGACTTGGTTGGTCAACAGTGCATCGCACATGTTCGGCTATCGCAACTATGAAACCACGGACGACAGCCGCAACAATTGGTTGGTTGCGATCCTGGCTTACGGCGAAGGCTGGCACAACAATCACCACGCTTACCCACGGATGGCCAAGCACGGTCACCAGTGGTGGGAATTTGACATCACCTGGCAAGCGATCCGTTTGCTAAAGGCGACCGGATTGGTCTGGGATGTTGTCGATTACAAGAATGCGGCTGACAAAAAAGCCAAAGAGAAAGCCGCCGCCGCTGCTGCTAGCTAA
- a CDS encoding DUF1501 domain-containing protein — MLSFKGFPAKDLCDSHLVASRRSFLRVGSCGMLGLSLPDLLKLQSASGAESTVGSPLATGGPGWGKAKSIILVYLQGGPSHLDLWDPKENVPDNVASIFKPISTKIPGVKFTENLPKLAQINDQFTMIRSMSYTPNGLFNHTAAIYQMMTGYTTDKVSPSGQLEPPSPKDFPNFGSNIVKMRPLEEPMLPFVMLPRPLQESNVVGKGGTAGFLGKSFDPYTLYPSGDDLDMNKMDRIKIDDLKLRPEVFSVRLQRRAKLRDLLNAQMPAINQAVESFELDEYYDRALSLIVSGRARDAFELSEETDATRDQYGRNTFGQSCLLARRLVEAGTRVVEVIWPKVANSDNHSWDHHKDLSKRMKNQSAPMLDSGLSALITDLDQRGMLDDTLVVAVGEFGRSPQRGVSTSGNNNSDDGRDHWPYCYTAVMAGAGIRRGYVHGKSDKTASAPLEDPVHPAELLATIYHSFGIHPETIVYNHLNQPRELVKGAAVTRLFS; from the coding sequence ATGCTTTCTTTCAAAGGCTTTCCAGCCAAAGACCTATGCGACTCGCACTTGGTTGCGTCGCGGCGATCGTTTCTGCGTGTGGGCAGTTGCGGGATGCTTGGGCTGTCCCTGCCGGACCTGTTGAAGCTGCAATCTGCGTCGGGCGCTGAATCCACCGTGGGATCCCCGCTAGCCACCGGCGGGCCAGGGTGGGGCAAAGCGAAAAGCATCATCTTGGTGTACCTGCAGGGCGGCCCGAGCCACCTGGATTTGTGGGACCCCAAAGAAAACGTGCCGGACAATGTCGCCAGTATCTTCAAGCCCATCAGCACCAAGATCCCCGGCGTCAAGTTCACAGAAAACCTGCCCAAACTCGCTCAGATCAACGACCAGTTCACCATGATCCGGTCGATGTCCTACACGCCGAACGGTCTGTTCAATCACACCGCGGCGATCTACCAAATGATGACCGGCTACACGACGGACAAAGTCAGCCCGTCAGGCCAACTGGAACCTCCATCCCCCAAGGACTTCCCCAACTTTGGCAGCAACATCGTCAAAATGCGGCCGCTGGAAGAACCGATGCTGCCGTTCGTCATGCTGCCTCGGCCGCTGCAGGAATCCAATGTTGTCGGCAAGGGCGGGACCGCTGGATTCCTAGGCAAATCGTTCGATCCCTACACGCTGTATCCCAGCGGTGACGATCTGGACATGAACAAGATGGACCGGATCAAGATCGATGACTTGAAACTGCGTCCGGAAGTATTCAGCGTGCGGCTCCAGCGCCGTGCCAAGCTGCGTGACCTGTTGAATGCACAAATGCCAGCGATCAACCAAGCCGTCGAATCGTTCGAATTGGACGAGTACTATGACCGGGCTCTATCGCTGATCGTATCGGGGCGTGCTCGCGATGCATTCGAGCTATCCGAGGAAACCGATGCGACCCGCGACCAATACGGCCGCAACACATTCGGGCAAAGCTGCCTGCTAGCCCGTCGCTTGGTCGAGGCGGGAACACGCGTCGTCGAAGTCATTTGGCCCAAGGTCGCCAACAGCGACAATCATTCCTGGGACCATCACAAAGACCTCAGCAAACGGATGAAAAACCAATCGGCTCCGATGCTGGACAGCGGGCTGTCGGCGTTGATCACCGATCTGGACCAACGCGGCATGCTGGACGACACCTTGGTCGTCGCCGTGGGCGAATTCGGCCGCAGCCCGCAGCGTGGCGTCAGCACCAGCGGTAACAACAATTCCGACGACGGCCGCGACCACTGGCCATACTGCTATACCGCGGTGATGGCGGGTGCGGGAATACGCCGCGGCTATGTGCACGGCAAGAGCGACAAGACCGCATCGGCGCCACTGGAAGATCCCGTCCACCCGGCTGAATTGCTGGCCACGATCTACCACAGCTTTGGCATCCATCCCGAAACGATCGTCTACAACCACCTGAACCAACCACGCGAACTGGTCAAAGGCGCCGCCGTCACCCGCCTGTTCAGCTAA